Proteins from a genomic interval of Heteronotia binoei isolate CCM8104 ecotype False Entrance Well chromosome 5, APGP_CSIRO_Hbin_v1, whole genome shotgun sequence:
- the LSM3 gene encoding U6 snRNA-associated Sm-like protein LSm3, with protein sequence MADEVDQQQTTNTVEEPLDLIRLSLDERIYVKMRNDRELRGRLHAYDQHLNMILGDVEETVTTIEIDEETYEEIYKSTKRNIPMLFVRGDGVVLVAPPLRVG encoded by the exons ATGGCGGACGAAGTGGATCAG CAACAAACTACCAATACCGTAGAAGAGCCTTTGGATCTCATCAGACTCAGTCTTGATGAGCGAATATATGTGAAAATGAGGAATGATAGAGAACTTCGAGGCAGATTACAC GCTTATGACCAGCACTTAAATATGATTCTGGGTGATGTTGAAGAGACTGTGACAACAATAGAGATTGATGAAGAAACCTATGAAGAGATTTATAAA TCTACCAAGCGGAATATCCCAATGCTGTTTGTCAGAGGAGATGGAGTTGTACTTGTGGCTCCTCCCCTGAGAGTTGGCTGA